In Bacteroidota bacterium, the sequence TTTCCTGCTCCGCCCCTCGCATTTACAAAAATTGGAAAACATATTGAACGATCCTGAAGCTACCAGCAATGATCAGTTTGTAGCCTATACCTTAATACAAAATGCAGTTACTGCTGCCGAAGGAGAACTACCAAGCTGTCAGGATACCGGTACTGCAATTGTAATGGGTAAAAAAGGTGAAGATGTTTATACAGGTACAAACGATGCCGAACATTTATCGAAAGGTGTTTTTGACACTTATCAGGAAAAGAACCTTCGTTTTTCGCAGGTAGTTCCGTTAACTATGATGGACGAGAAAAATACAGGAACAAACCTTCCGGCGCAAATCGATATTTACTCTACTCAGGGTAATGCCTACAAATTTTTATTTATGGCAAAAGGTGGCGGATCGGCAAACAAAACATTCCTTTACCAAAAAACAAAAGCTTTGCTTACTGATGCAAACCTCAAAGAGTTTGTAAAAAGCACCCTTATGGATTTAGGTACAGCTGCCTGTCCTCCTTATCACCTGGCATTAGTCGTTGGGGGTACTTCGGCAGAAGCAAACCTAAAAACAGTGAAACTTGCATCGGCAGGATATTTAGACAACCTACCTACTACAGGTAATGACGGAGGTAGAGCATTCCGCGATTTGGAATGGGAAAAAATAGTTAAAACCTTAACTGAAGAAGCCGGTATTGGAGCCCAGTTTGGCGGTAAATATTTCGCCCATGATGTTAGGGTAATACGTTTACCTCGTCATGCTGCTTCTAACCCTGTGGGATTAGGTGTTTCGTGTAGTGCCGACAGAAATATAAAAGGAAAAATTACCGAAGACGGTATCTTCCTTGAACAACTGGAAAAAGAACCTGCAAAATATCTTCCGGCTAAAGCTCCACACTTAGAGCCTGCGGTTGAGATTGATCTTGACCGACCAATGGAAGAGGTTTTGGCAGAATTAACAAAACATCCAATCAAAACCAGATTGAACCTTAAAGGTACCCTGATTGTGGCACGCGATATGGCGCATGCCAGAATAATGGAAATGTTGGAAAAAGGTGAAGAAATGCCTGAGTATTTCAAAAATCACCCAATCTACTATGCAGGACCGGCAAAAACTCCAAAAGGTAAACCTTCAGGAAGTTTCGGTCCAACAACAGCAGGACGTATGGATCCTTATGTAGCTCCATTCCAGGCAAAAGGCGGATCGATGGTAATGCTTGCAAAAGGAAACCGTTCGCAGGCAATGATTGATGCATGTGCCAAGTACGGAGGTTTCTATCTTGGTTCAATTGGCGGACCGGCTGCAATTTTAGCTGAAGAAAACATCAAATCAGTTGAAGTAGTTGACTTCCCAGAATTGGGCATGGAAGCTGTAAGAAAAATTAAAATAGAAAACTTCCCTGCATTTATTATCACTGATGATAAAGGGAATGATTTCTTCCAAAAACTTTAAGAAGTTTTAAAATAAGATAACCTCTCCCCTCTTCATAGTAAAGGGGAGTTAGGAAGAGTTTTTTTTCACCTCGCATTTGACAATTGTCGGTGCGGGGTGTTTTTGTTTGACAAATTGCATTCGAGGTAATTGTTTATATTTACTGTTATACAAAAACACAAACCAATGTTAAGCTGGAAAGATTTTAAAAAAGTAGAAATGAGAGTTGGAACAATTATCGAAGCCAATGACTTTCCAAAGGCAAGAAAAGCTGCCTATAAACTTAAAATTGATTTTGGAGAATTGGGCATTAAGAACAGTTCTGCACAAATAACCAGGCTATACAATAAAGAAGATTTGATTAACAAACAAATAATCGCCGTTGTAAACTTCCCTCCTAAGCAAATCGCCAGTTTCATCTCTGAATGCCTTGTGCTTGGTGTTTTAGGCGAGGATGAAGATGTCACTCTGCTTAAACCCGATATTAGAGTAAAAAACGGGAGTCTAATTGCATGATAACACAATTAATTCTATTATCTCAAAAAGATGGATCGTATACATCTATTCGAATTTGAAGACCAAAAATGGTTCCCTGCATTTTTAAGGAATTTTGCCACTGATTTTCTTCAATTTGGTGCCAATAAATTCGACATGTATAAAGGTGTCATTCCAATTATCGAAAAAGGATTAGAATTGAGTAATTCCGAAAAAATAAACGACCTGGCATCAGGAGGTGGTGGCGGTTGGCTGAAAATTCTGGAACATCTAAAAACGA encodes:
- a CDS encoding tRNA-binding protein, producing the protein MLSWKDFKKVEMRVGTIIEANDFPKARKAAYKLKIDFGELGIKNSSAQITRLYNKEDLINKQIIAVVNFPPKQIASFISECLVLGVLGEDEDVTLLKPDIRVKNGSLIA
- a CDS encoding fumarate hydratase — translated: MSDFIYQEPFPIEKDDTKYRLLTKDHVSITEIDGRKIVKVAPEALRLLSKEAMTDVSFLLRPSHLQKLENILNDPEATSNDQFVAYTLIQNAVTAAEGELPSCQDTGTAIVMGKKGEDVYTGTNDAEHLSKGVFDTYQEKNLRFSQVVPLTMMDEKNTGTNLPAQIDIYSTQGNAYKFLFMAKGGGSANKTFLYQKTKALLTDANLKEFVKSTLMDLGTAACPPYHLALVVGGTSAEANLKTVKLASAGYLDNLPTTGNDGGRAFRDLEWEKIVKTLTEEAGIGAQFGGKYFAHDVRVIRLPRHAASNPVGLGVSCSADRNIKGKITEDGIFLEQLEKEPAKYLPAKAPHLEPAVEIDLDRPMEEVLAELTKHPIKTRLNLKGTLIVARDMAHARIMEMLEKGEEMPEYFKNHPIYYAGPAKTPKGKPSGSFGPTTAGRMDPYVAPFQAKGGSMVMLAKGNRSQAMIDACAKYGGFYLGSIGGPAAILAEENIKSVEVVDFPELGMEAVRKIKIENFPAFIITDDKGNDFFQKL